One stretch of Chryseobacterium sp. LJ668 DNA includes these proteins:
- a CDS encoding MBL fold metallo-hydrolase, whose protein sequence is MKIEQIYTGCLAQGAYYIVSGNEAAIIDPLREVKPYLDRLAKDHVTLKYIFETHFHADFVSGHLDLSKKTDAPIVYGPTAEPDFEAIIAEDNQIFEIGKIKIKVLHTPGHTMESTTYLLIDENGVETAIFTGDTLFLGDVGRPDLAQKAGTLTQEDLAGILYESLHSKILPLDDSITVYPAHGAGSACGKNMQKETVDILGNQRKTNYALNQPDKESFIKEVLDGLTAPPKYFGMNVAMNKGGYESLDDVMTKGLNPVSVEDFESFAEETGALILDTRGPSDFHKGFIPNSINIGLKGDFAPWVGNLIVDVKYPLLLVVDEGTEEEVITRLSRVGFDNVLGYLKGGFQSWKNSTKEIDEVRRISPDEFAEKFNENSKIIDVRKPTEYFSEHIDNAYNKPLDEISDWVSTIDDSEHFFVHCAGGYRSMIAASVLNSHGIRNFTEIEGGFNGIKKTGKLTTSDFVCQSKTL, encoded by the coding sequence ATGAAAATTGAACAAATATATACAGGCTGTTTGGCACAAGGTGCGTATTATATTGTATCAGGAAACGAAGCTGCAATTATAGATCCACTGAGAGAAGTAAAACCTTATCTTGATCGTCTTGCAAAAGATCATGTTACCTTAAAATATATATTTGAAACTCATTTTCATGCAGATTTTGTTTCGGGACATTTAGATTTAAGCAAAAAAACTGATGCTCCCATCGTTTATGGTCCAACTGCAGAACCAGATTTTGAAGCAATTATTGCAGAAGACAACCAGATTTTTGAAATCGGAAAAATAAAGATAAAAGTACTCCACACTCCCGGTCACACAATGGAAAGTACGACTTACCTTCTGATCGACGAAAATGGTGTAGAAACCGCAATTTTCACAGGAGATACTTTATTTTTGGGTGATGTGGGACGTCCGGACCTTGCTCAAAAAGCAGGAACTCTGACCCAGGAGGATCTTGCAGGAATTTTATACGAAAGTTTACATAGCAAAATTTTACCGCTGGACGACAGCATTACAGTTTATCCGGCTCATGGTGCAGGTTCGGCTTGTGGTAAAAATATGCAGAAAGAAACCGTTGACATTCTGGGCAACCAAAGAAAAACCAATTATGCCCTCAATCAGCCGGATAAAGAATCTTTTATCAAAGAAGTCCTTGATGGCTTGACAGCTCCACCGAAATATTTCGGAATGAATGTCGCAATGAATAAAGGCGGCTACGAAAGTCTTGATGATGTGATGACCAAGGGATTAAATCCTGTTTCTGTAGAAGATTTTGAAAGTTTTGCCGAAGAAACCGGAGCTTTGATTCTAGACACAAGAGGTCCTTCAGACTTTCATAAAGGATTTATTCCGAACTCTATTAATATTGGATTAAAGGGGGATTTTGCGCCATGGGTCGGAAACCTCATCGTAGATGTTAAATACCCGTTACTTTTGGTTGTAGATGAAGGAACAGAAGAAGAAGTTATCACAAGACTAAGCAGAGTTGGTTTTGATAATGTTTTAGGATATCTAAAAGGTGGCTTTCAGTCATGGAAAAACTCTACAAAAGAAATTGACGAAGTAAGAAGAATTTCCCCAGACGAATTTGCTGAAAAATTTAATGAAAATTCAAAAATTATCGACGTCAGAAAACCTACAGAATATTTCTCAGAACATATTGATAATGCATACAATAAACCTTTAGATGAAATCAGCGATTGGGTTTCAACGATTGATGATTCTGAACATTTCTTCGTGCATTGCGCAGGCGGTTACAGAAGCATGATTGCGGCAAGCGTTCTTAACTCACACGGAATCAGAAACTTTACTGAAATAGAAGGTGGATTTAACGGAATTAAGAAAACAGGTAAACTTACTACTTCTGACTTTGTATGTCAGTCTAAAACATTATAA
- a CDS encoding T9SS type A sorting domain-containing protein, whose translation MEKIFKVLVFFCSVTIAAQTFNYERTWATHIGPVDSIIDRIFFDTQNNIYLEGIAYNFTNGNSSVPVSYYNQFVSPGLQNFTPGTTNNFSAKISSGATAILSYSYNPPVKKIYHREKNGNYYQREFYTSPVTVNSNVWLTSNVEPGNNQIILAKYNASDVLQWKTYIPAISEIKTDNAGNIYLSGSTLWQNLGDPGTAFPSFTLPNVAGNIVKSNVYVTKLNAQGEKIWSTYIPSQNYAGFDVNSENVFVITNDEINASDANLATAGTFQQTKVRGAITKLNAITGARTWGTYYGFSNGSTVDRLVASEDAVFVLGTTSTTYGNPGSYFATQGAFQAQINGNSDYFLAKFDQSGNRVWGTYYGTPTDEYFYGATGNLCLSGDKLLYAYLQSGTYNHSTPGAYLNTKPSNAPDITFTMFNTNGNRLVTSYYGGPPPPNNNISWAVRAEFSETEDAFYLFGTTNAQSGHTTPGALQQNIIFPNAGNAGISAFITKFSAKSLSTSETSLAGDLILFDNPNNGRFSLKGNVLKKENCSFKIYDMSGRFVAEEKLSNSEIQQFNYQTVLKTGNYVLSVLNSNNNMIKNFKMIVK comes from the coding sequence ATGGAAAAAATTTTTAAAGTCCTGGTCTTTTTTTGTTCTGTTACAATCGCCGCACAAACATTTAATTATGAGAGAACATGGGCAACTCACATAGGTCCTGTAGATTCAATTATTGACAGAATTTTTTTTGATACTCAAAACAATATATATCTTGAAGGCATTGCTTATAATTTTACCAACGGGAACTCTTCTGTCCCGGTATCGTATTACAATCAATTTGTAAGTCCGGGATTACAGAATTTTACTCCGGGCACTACCAATAATTTTTCTGCCAAAATATCATCCGGCGCAACTGCTATTTTAAGTTATTCTTATAATCCTCCGGTGAAAAAAATATATCATCGCGAAAAAAACGGCAACTATTATCAGAGAGAATTTTATACTTCACCGGTTACTGTAAATTCAAATGTCTGGTTAACATCTAATGTCGAACCCGGAAACAACCAGATTATCTTAGCCAAATATAATGCAAGCGATGTTTTACAGTGGAAGACCTATATACCTGCAATAAGTGAGATAAAAACAGACAATGCGGGAAATATATATCTTTCAGGGAGTACTTTATGGCAGAATTTGGGCGATCCGGGAACCGCATTTCCCTCTTTCACTTTACCAAATGTTGCAGGAAATATTGTAAAATCTAATGTGTATGTGACAAAACTCAATGCTCAGGGTGAAAAAATTTGGTCAACCTACATTCCGTCACAAAATTACGCTGGTTTTGACGTGAATAGTGAAAATGTATTTGTAATCACCAATGATGAAATTAATGCAAGTGATGCCAATCTTGCTACAGCAGGAACTTTTCAGCAAACAAAAGTCAGAGGGGCGATTACCAAACTCAATGCTATTACCGGCGCCAGAACTTGGGGAACCTATTACGGATTTTCAAATGGCTCAACCGTAGATCGATTAGTAGCTTCGGAAGATGCTGTCTTTGTTTTGGGAACAACCAGCACGACATACGGAAATCCAGGTTCGTATTTTGCTACACAGGGAGCATTTCAAGCTCAGATTAATGGAAACTCAGATTACTTCTTAGCTAAATTTGACCAGTCGGGAAACAGAGTTTGGGGAACCTATTATGGAACTCCTACTGATGAATATTTTTACGGAGCGACAGGAAATCTCTGCCTTTCGGGTGATAAATTACTATATGCGTATTTACAATCCGGAACTTATAACCATTCTACACCAGGAGCATATCTCAATACAAAACCAAGCAATGCACCCGATATCACTTTTACAATGTTTAATACAAACGGAAACAGACTTGTAACCTCTTATTATGGTGGACCTCCTCCCCCGAACAACAACATCAGCTGGGCAGTACGTGCAGAATTCTCTGAGACAGAAGATGCTTTTTATCTTTTCGGAACCACCAACGCTCAGTCTGGGCACACCACACCCGGAGCTTTACAGCAAAACATAATTTTTCCAAATGCAGGTAATGCAGGTATTTCAGCGTTTATTACAAAATTTTCAGCTAAGTCTTTATCTACTTCCGAAACTTCATTAGCAGGAGATTTAATACTATTTGATAATCCCAACAACGGAAGATTCTCACTGAAAGGGAATGTTCTTAAAAAGGAAAACTGCAGTTTCAAAATTTATGATATGTCTGGTAGATTTGTTGCAGAAGAAAAATTATCTAATAGTGAGATACAGCAGTTTAATTATCAGACTGTTTTAAAAACAGGAAATTATGTTTTGTCGGTCCTAAATTCGAATAATAATATGATCAAAAATTTTAAAATGATCGTGAAATAA
- the lysA gene encoding diaminopimelate decarboxylase, which yields MNPKELLKIANEFGTPLYVYDAESIKNQYEKLTSSFLKHTKFFYAAKALTNINILKYIKNLGASLDCVSISEVKLGLKAGFTKEKILFTPNCVDLAEIEEAMQHGVHINIDNISILEQFGNKYGNTYPIFVRINPHIYAGGNHKISTGHIDSKFGISIHQMRHIERLMKSTNLNVEGLHMHTGSEIKDPEVFLQALEIMLELSEHFPNLKYLDMGSGFKIPYQESDMETDVKALGKKVEKAISDFSKETGKKFELWFEPGKFLVGKCGYLLVKANVIKQTTATVFVGVNSGFNHLIRPMFYDSYHTIENLSNPKGAERIYTVVGNICETDTFAWDRKLNEVREGDVLAFHTAGAYGFEMSTNFNSRLKPAEVLFLEGKAHLIRKRDEFEDLLRNQIEVL from the coding sequence ATGAACCCAAAAGAATTATTAAAGATTGCCAATGAATTTGGAACACCGTTGTATGTTTACGACGCAGAATCTATTAAAAATCAATACGAAAAGCTTACATCCTCTTTTTTAAAGCACACCAAGTTCTTTTATGCTGCAAAAGCTCTAACGAACATCAATATTTTAAAATACATAAAGAATCTAGGCGCTTCTTTGGATTGCGTATCGATCAGTGAAGTGAAATTGGGTTTAAAGGCAGGTTTTACTAAGGAAAAAATACTTTTTACACCCAATTGTGTTGATCTGGCTGAAATTGAAGAAGCGATGCAACATGGAGTTCACATTAATATCGACAATATCTCGATTCTTGAGCAGTTCGGGAACAAGTACGGAAATACCTATCCCATTTTTGTAAGAATCAATCCACATATTTACGCTGGTGGAAATCATAAAATCTCCACCGGACATATCGATTCAAAATTCGGAATTTCAATTCACCAGATGCGTCACATCGAAAGACTCATGAAAAGTACAAATCTGAATGTGGAAGGGCTTCATATGCATACGGGAAGCGAAATCAAAGATCCTGAAGTGTTTCTGCAGGCTCTTGAAATTATGCTTGAATTATCTGAGCATTTCCCGAATCTGAAATATCTGGATATGGGGAGCGGTTTTAAGATCCCATATCAGGAAAGCGACATGGAAACTGATGTGAAGGCGTTAGGAAAGAAGGTTGAAAAAGCAATTTCAGATTTTTCTAAAGAGACCGGAAAAAAGTTTGAGCTTTGGTTTGAGCCGGGGAAATTTCTTGTAGGAAAGTGCGGATATTTATTGGTAAAAGCAAATGTGATCAAGCAGACTACAGCGACAGTTTTTGTGGGCGTGAATTCAGGATTTAATCATTTGATCCGTCCGATGTTCTATGATTCTTACCACACCATTGAAAATTTATCAAATCCAAAAGGTGCTGAAAGAATCTATACGGTAGTCGGAAACATCTGTGAAACTGATACTTTTGCCTGGGACAGGAAACTTAATGAAGTGAGAGAAGGTGATGTTTTGGCTTTCCACACAGCAGGAGCATACGGTTTTGAAATGAGTACCAACTTCAATTCAAGATTAAAGCCAGCCGAAGTTCTTTTCTTAGAAGGAAAAGCGCATCTGATTAGAAAAAGAGACGAATTTGAAGATCTTTTGAGAAATCAGATTGAAGTACTATAA
- a CDS encoding thioredoxin family protein produces the protein MSQKFQELIDSERPVLIDFFATWCQPCKVQSSVLTTVKEKIGEGARIVKIDVDQYPAIASQYGVRGVPTLAVFKKGELLYKESGVHDVNRLTQLLEQYI, from the coding sequence ATGTCACAAAAATTTCAGGAACTGATAGATTCGGAAAGACCCGTATTGATCGACTTTTTCGCAACATGGTGCCAACCTTGCAAAGTGCAGTCATCAGTTTTAACGACTGTAAAAGAAAAGATAGGTGAAGGTGCAAGAATTGTGAAAATAGATGTCGATCAGTACCCTGCAATCGCATCTCAGTACGGTGTGCGAGGGGTTCCGACTTTGGCAGTTTTCAAAAAAGGAGAATTGCTGTATAAAGAAAGCGGCGTGCATGATGTAAACCGATTGACACAGCTTTTGGAGCAGTATATTTAG
- the rseP gene encoding RIP metalloprotease RseP has protein sequence MELAIKIFQFILSISILVILHELGHFLPAKYFKTKVEKFYLFFDPWFSVVKKKIGETEYGIGWLPFGGYVKIAGMVDESMDTEQLKQPAQPWEFRAKPAWQRLIIMMGGVTVNFFLAWIIYGCLSFFNGETSFDTAKVDAPMNYTSVAKGMGFQDGDKILKVDGKTQNNLDKLALDVLLSDEITVLRNGKEITFPTNDDGKAMAFRDENPKAFLTPRFSAVIDTIINPKTAAAGLKVGDQVVSVNNQKINYYDELQAVITKNANKNLNVEVVRNGVVQPLTLPVSKEGTLGVSSYKQIQKYYETKHFTFGESIGRGFTRSIESLTYQVKQFKLIFNKKVQGYKKVGGPLAIIKNMPVDKAKDGSVSVDWAAFWSFTAMFSVWLAFLNLIPIPGLDGGHVIFTLYEMIVGKPVPQKILENAQMVGVIFLLGLMLLIFGSDIFKIVTDKF, from the coding sequence ATGGAATTAGCAATTAAGATCTTTCAATTTATATTAAGCATATCTATCTTAGTCATTCTTCACGAGCTTGGGCATTTCTTACCCGCCAAATATTTCAAAACCAAAGTAGAAAAATTTTATCTGTTCTTTGATCCATGGTTTTCTGTAGTAAAAAAGAAAATTGGTGAAACAGAATATGGTATCGGCTGGCTTCCTTTCGGAGGCTACGTAAAAATTGCCGGAATGGTAGACGAAAGCATGGATACCGAGCAATTGAAGCAACCTGCTCAGCCTTGGGAATTCAGAGCAAAACCGGCTTGGCAAAGACTGATCATTATGATGGGCGGGGTTACAGTAAACTTTTTCCTGGCCTGGATAATTTACGGATGTCTTTCATTTTTCAATGGTGAGACTTCATTTGACACGGCGAAAGTTGATGCTCCGATGAACTATACAAGTGTTGCCAAGGGAATGGGTTTTCAGGATGGAGATAAAATTTTAAAAGTTGACGGCAAAACTCAGAATAACCTTGACAAACTAGCTTTAGACGTCTTATTGAGCGACGAAATTACTGTTTTGAGAAACGGTAAAGAAATTACTTTTCCAACCAATGATGATGGTAAAGCAATGGCTTTCAGAGACGAAAATCCCAAAGCATTTCTTACACCACGCTTTTCTGCGGTAATCGACACGATTATCAATCCTAAAACAGCCGCAGCAGGTTTGAAGGTTGGAGATCAGGTGGTATCTGTCAACAATCAGAAAATTAATTATTACGATGAATTGCAAGCCGTAATTACAAAAAATGCCAATAAAAATCTTAATGTTGAAGTTGTAAGAAATGGTGTAGTTCAGCCATTGACGCTTCCTGTTTCAAAAGAAGGGACGTTAGGAGTTTCATCTTATAAACAGATCCAAAAGTATTACGAAACAAAACATTTTACTTTCGGAGAATCAATCGGAAGAGGCTTCACGAGAAGTATTGAAAGTTTGACGTATCAGGTAAAACAGTTTAAACTCATCTTCAACAAAAAAGTTCAGGGCTACAAAAAAGTAGGCGGTCCTTTGGCAATCATCAAAAATATGCCTGTTGACAAAGCAAAAGACGGTAGCGTTTCTGTAGATTGGGCAGCTTTCTGGAGTTTTACAGCAATGTTTTCGGTTTGGTTGGCATTTTTGAACTTGATTCCTATCCCGGGATTGGACGGAGGACATGTTATTTTTACCTTATACGAAATGATTGTCGGTAAACCGGTTCCACAAAAGATATTAGAAAATGCACAAATGGTTGGAGTTATCTTCCTGTTAGGATTGATGTTACTGATTTTCGGAAGTGATATCTTCAAGATAGTAACAGATAAATTCTAA
- a CDS encoding DUF6646 family protein, producing MKKLVFMLMLMLSGATVNAQAWTGKGDQKVNLGLNAWGYGTGITATYDYGLNQFLSVGAGANAYFDGYKDNNKDNRVFIFGRVNFHLKEALDLPEKLDIYPGIDLGVLGRDFGIGAHIGARYFFTERVGVFAEVGNNGSLGVSFNF from the coding sequence ATGAAGAAATTGGTTTTTATGTTGATGCTTATGCTTTCGGGAGCAACAGTCAACGCACAAGCCTGGACAGGAAAAGGAGATCAGAAAGTAAATTTGGGTCTTAACGCATGGGGTTACGGAACAGGAATTACCGCTACATACGATTACGGTCTGAATCAGTTTTTATCTGTTGGAGCAGGAGCAAATGCGTATTTTGACGGCTACAAAGACAACAATAAAGATAATAGAGTGTTTATTTTCGGAAGAGTTAATTTTCATTTAAAAGAAGCTTTAGATCTTCCTGAAAAGCTGGATATCTATCCCGGAATTGATTTAGGAGTTCTCGGACGTGACTTCGGAATCGGTGCTCATATCGGCGCAAGATATTTCTTTACAGAAAGAGTGGGCGTTTTTGCAGAGGTAGGAAACAATGGAAGCCTTGGAGTTTCTTTCAATTTCTAA
- a CDS encoding helicase HerA-like domain-containing protein has protein sequence MAEKTKFIDELTQRYTPKGEHIILGKGMLDGDVITEVNVTIPLKTINRHGLIAGATGTGKTKTLQVFAEQLSHAGIPSLVLDIKGDFSGIAVSGQMNSIIEERYAKTQLPYNPQAFPVELMSISGEKGVKLRATVTEFGPVLLSKILELNDTQQSIMSIVFKYCDDKGLPLIDLNDLKKVLQYVTDNPQGKAELSANYGSIASASLGTILRSIVALEQQGAADFFGELSFDVHDLLETRDGKGVVNILRVADIQSKPQLFSTFMLSLFAEIYMTFPEEGDRGKPKLVLFIDEAHLIFDEASKALASQIETMVKLIRSKGVGIYFITQIPGDVPENVLSQLGLKIQHALRGFTAKDKKEISKAVENYPTTDFYNASELIQNLGIGEAFITALDEKGIPTPLVHTYLISPESRMDVLNDAEISDLTSRSALVSKYEKRIDSDSAYEILIKRMEQAVENSAPAQKTKPIKEEPGMFEQVLKSRAGRTFANTLMREGAKAILGMFGLGGRKR, from the coding sequence ATGGCAGAAAAAACAAAATTTATTGACGAGCTTACACAAAGATATACTCCCAAAGGAGAACACATCATTTTAGGAAAAGGAATGTTGGATGGTGATGTAATTACAGAAGTCAACGTTACGATTCCTTTAAAAACCATCAACCGTCACGGTCTGATTGCCGGAGCTACCGGAACCGGAAAAACCAAAACGCTTCAGGTTTTCGCAGAACAGCTTTCTCATGCAGGAATTCCATCTTTGGTTTTAGATATTAAAGGAGATTTTTCAGGCATTGCAGTATCTGGGCAAATGAATTCGATTATTGAGGAGCGCTATGCAAAAACACAGCTTCCGTATAATCCGCAGGCTTTTCCTGTTGAATTGATGAGCATCTCCGGTGAAAAAGGGGTGAAATTGCGTGCTACCGTCACCGAATTCGGGCCTGTTTTATTAAGTAAAATTTTAGAGCTGAATGATACCCAGCAAAGCATCATGTCAATTGTCTTTAAATATTGTGATGACAAAGGTTTGCCTTTAATCGATCTGAACGATTTAAAAAAAGTCCTTCAATATGTAACGGATAATCCGCAAGGGAAAGCCGAATTGTCAGCTAATTACGGATCTATCGCTTCTGCATCTCTGGGAACAATTTTAAGATCAATTGTGGCTTTGGAACAACAGGGAGCTGCAGATTTTTTTGGAGAATTAAGTTTTGATGTTCATGATTTGCTTGAAACAAGAGACGGAAAGGGGGTGGTCAATATTTTAAGAGTTGCTGATATTCAGAGCAAACCGCAGCTATTTTCAACATTTATGCTTTCTCTTTTTGCTGAAATTTATATGACTTTTCCTGAAGAAGGTGACCGTGGAAAGCCAAAGTTAGTCTTGTTCATCGATGAAGCGCATTTGATCTTTGATGAAGCTTCAAAAGCTTTGGCTTCCCAAATAGAAACAATGGTAAAGCTTATTCGTTCTAAAGGAGTCGGAATTTATTTTATCACCCAAATTCCAGGTGATGTTCCAGAAAATGTGCTTTCTCAATTAGGCTTAAAAATTCAACATGCGCTGAGAGGCTTTACGGCAAAAGATAAAAAAGAAATTTCTAAAGCTGTTGAGAACTATCCCACGACAGATTTTTACAATGCTTCCGAATTAATTCAGAATTTAGGTATCGGCGAAGCTTTCATCACCGCCTTGGATGAAAAAGGCATACCAACACCTTTAGTTCATACCTATCTTATTTCTCCGGAGTCAAGAATGGATGTTTTGAATGATGCTGAAATTTCAGATTTGACATCAAGATCTGCACTGGTTTCTAAATACGAAAAACGAATTGACAGCGATTCTGCATACGAAATTTTAATAAAGAGAATGGAGCAGGCAGTTGAAAATTCTGCGCCTGCGCAAAAAACAAAGCCCATTAAAGAAGAACCCGGAATGTTTGAACAGGTACTGAAAAGCCGCGCAGGACGAACCTTCGCCAATACGTTGATGCGCGAAGGTGCAAAAGCAATTCTAGGAATGTTTGGATTAGGCGGGAGAAAGAGATAA
- a CDS encoding nitrilase-related carbon-nitrogen hydrolase, which produces MKITGLNQDIIWKDKAENFKLIENQFQNQEADLFLLPEMFSTGFCMDAAEVSDKNEESLEFLKKISKEKNTAFCGSASVESGGKFYNRMYFVKPNSEVTFYDKRHLFSFSGEDKIYTPGKERVIVEYLGIRFLLQVCYDLRFPVFARNNDDYDAILYVANWPEKRVEAWEHLLKARAIENLSYVFGLNRIGTDGNDLFYRESSHCFFADGKEIGEKSGNLVSAELNLEKLKNVRNHFQFLNDRDDFEIKID; this is translated from the coding sequence ATGAAAATTACAGGATTAAATCAGGATATTATCTGGAAAGATAAGGCAGAAAACTTTAAATTAATTGAAAATCAGTTTCAAAATCAAGAAGCGGATTTATTTCTTCTTCCTGAAATGTTTTCTACTGGTTTTTGTATGGATGCAGCCGAAGTTTCGGATAAAAATGAAGAATCTCTTGAATTTCTAAAAAAGATTTCAAAAGAGAAAAATACTGCTTTTTGTGGAAGTGCTTCTGTAGAATCTGGCGGAAAATTTTATAATAGAATGTATTTTGTAAAACCAAATTCTGAAGTTACTTTCTACGATAAACGACATTTATTTTCTTTTTCTGGCGAGGATAAAATTTACACTCCCGGAAAAGAAAGAGTGATTGTGGAATATCTTGGAATTCGTTTTCTGCTGCAGGTTTGCTATGATTTAAGATTTCCTGTTTTTGCAAGAAATAATGATGATTATGATGCAATTTTATATGTTGCAAACTGGCCGGAGAAAAGAGTGGAAGCTTGGGAACATCTTTTAAAAGCGAGAGCGATTGAAAATTTATCTTATGTTTTTGGTTTAAACAGAATCGGAACAGACGGGAATGATCTTTTTTACAGAGAAAGTTCGCACTGCTTTTTCGCTGACGGAAAAGAAATCGGTGAAAAAAGTGGAAATTTAGTCTCTGCGGAATTGAATTTAGAAAAATTAAAAAATGTCAGAAATCATTTTCAGTTTTTGAATGACAGGGATGATTTTGAAATTAAGATTGATTAG
- a CDS encoding 3'-5' exonuclease, with amino-acid sequence MYSIIDIESNGAGFRKECIIDIAIFKYDGHKIVDQFISLVNPESDITPFVQKLTNISPKMVKTAPKFHELAKRVIEITEGTTLVGHNIDFDFRMLRQSFQRLGYDFKINTLDTIPLAKKLIPDEVSYSLGKLVRSLGIPLVNAHRAEGDARATLELFKLLVSKDTENEIIQEQHDETNAKSYINKIKLLTQDLPSEKGFVYFQNESGKIIFSDHVQDINKFSKKLFNSKSKKFEEIQQEVEQINFELTGTNIIAKLIQNSKYIKKREILPFGLYFRNHKYIVEKNTLNKQEKPILKFSSFTQGSKAVQFIGKIDEFADVEIFKKKIDFRRRNELWLGPGRKLGEKLFLIIENGKVVSYGFYDLFTQIQSWSKISKLKVDLPLSSSDLTNELQLGLLRGDFETLPLPK; translated from the coding sequence ATGTATTCAATAATAGATATAGAAAGTAATGGTGCAGGTTTTAGAAAAGAATGCATCATCGATATCGCCATTTTTAAATATGATGGTCATAAAATTGTTGATCAGTTTATTTCTCTTGTCAATCCTGAAAGTGATATTACGCCTTTTGTGCAAAAATTAACCAATATCAGCCCAAAAATGGTAAAAACTGCCCCAAAATTTCATGAATTGGCTAAAAGGGTCATAGAAATTACGGAAGGCACAACCTTGGTGGGTCATAATATAGATTTTGATTTCAGAATGCTGCGCCAGTCGTTTCAGCGTCTTGGTTATGATTTCAAAATCAATACTTTAGATACGATTCCTTTGGCTAAAAAACTGATTCCGGATGAGGTAAGCTATTCATTGGGGAAATTAGTGCGGTCATTGGGAATTCCTCTTGTCAATGCCCATCGTGCAGAAGGTGATGCAAGAGCGACTTTGGAATTGTTTAAACTTTTGGTTTCAAAAGACACTGAAAATGAAATTATCCAGGAGCAACACGATGAGACCAATGCAAAAAGTTATATCAACAAAATCAAGCTTTTAACCCAAGATTTACCAAGCGAAAAAGGATTTGTATATTTTCAGAACGAATCTGGGAAAATAATTTTTTCTGATCATGTGCAGGATATTAATAAGTTTTCTAAAAAGCTCTTTAATTCTAAATCAAAAAAGTTTGAAGAAATACAGCAGGAAGTTGAGCAGATTAATTTTGAACTGACGGGCACCAACATCATTGCAAAACTGATACAAAATTCTAAATACATCAAAAAACGGGAAATTCTTCCATTTGGCTTATACTTCAGAAATCACAAATACATTGTAGAAAAAAATACGCTCAATAAGCAGGAAAAGCCAATTTTGAAATTCAGCTCTTTTACACAAGGTTCGAAAGCCGTTCAGTTTATCGGAAAAATTGACGAATTTGCTGATGTCGAAATATTTAAAAAGAAAATCGATTTCAGAAGGAGGAATGAACTTTGGCTTGGGCCGGGAAGAAAATTAGGTGAAAAATTATTCCTGATTATAGAAAACGGGAAGGTTGTTTCTTATGGTTTTTATGATTTATTTACCCAAATACAGTCATGGAGCAAAATATCAAAATTGAAGGTAGATCTACCCTTGTCTTCTTCTGATCTCACTAATGAATTGCAATTAGGATTACTTCGCGGTGATTTTGAAACTTTACCTTTGCCGAAATAA